From a region of the Castanea sativa cultivar Marrone di Chiusa Pesio chromosome 10, ASM4071231v1 genome:
- the LOC142614054 gene encoding nuclear pore complex protein NUP85, translating into MPGVNSGTGDGASVSGAGALVALSAEARSLSVYPLHHGLKPPLARIAISWARGNALRVSFFRQPSSGGGDDSDGAAEVGGKVVEVKLSDGDGDIGNAQFRKIAYGSVSPFALLQSRRNSLATMSKISSPYHFEWWEHVMEYSRDIKALLGNPKSLASPLIDDPKTVLKNVEQPTSLKAAWELMEIFYADKQSQSWLPERLVDWLADYDCLLSSSTQATIHSKLVDFQRELVTLQVIEDNPKYWEVISSALAVGWLDIVVKMLRLHGSYQLDQINNRETENGLVEAVAVLISKTPRLRPELESGRLGECYKAKPDFVKAWEKWRAQITKLDCSAYWLHCGHHQTREGLRNMLQLLLGNTNSLCTATCHWIELFISHFLYIRPFTAGLESMYNVAQKCMQFKPMSGSHGLLGLIIGILGENTEVVLAECSREFGPWMVAHAIELLTAESDQAETLLREEHDNLGGISIEELHRLVYAQVLSSHSLTWQIAPIYLASCIKQGMGLLEILLSKQPVQNNQVLLKIIEICRLYELDSVSSNIMKIAGVYHWKHGRKGSGVFWLQQARDEVRLNRIAQQLFDSVGKSISDESFKQWEGLIELLGSESKTAGGLEFMNKYRDFKKSLKQVNDGKTNDAARQAVESLILLMKNPSTPQRFWLPLLFDSLKLLSWQERPLLNVSQTNLLLNKLQELSMARLRPDFIEADLPKQALSSVRLALATNLGRAILEE; encoded by the exons ATGCCCGGCGTCAACTCAGGAACCGGCGACGGAGCCTCCGTCTCCGGCGCCGGAGCTCTCGTCGCATTATCTGCAGAGGCCCGAAGCCTCTCCGTCTACCCGCTCCACCACGGCCTCAAGCCCCCACTCGCTCGCATCGCCATCTCGTGGGCCAGAGGCAACGCCCTCCGAGTATCGTTCTTCCGTCAACCCTCCTCCGGGGGAGGAGACGACTCCGACGGCGCCGCCGAGGTCGGTGGGAAGGTGGTCGAGGTAAAGCTCAGCGACGGAGATGGAGATATCGGCAACGCGCAGTTCCGGAAAATCGCCTACGGTTCGGTCTCGCCGTTCGCGCTTCTTCAGAGCCGGAGGAACTCGCTAGCGACCATGTCGAAGATCTCGTCGCCGTATCACTTTGAGTG GTGGGAGCATGTGATGGAGTATAGCAGGGACATAAAGGCACTTTTGGGTAATCCTAAGTCGCTTGCTAGTCCGTTGATTGATGATCCAAAGACTGTTTTAAAG AATGTTGAGCAGCCAACCAGTTTGAAAGCTGCGTGGGAGCTGATGGAAATATTTTATGCAGACAAGCAATCTCAATCATGGCTACCTGAGCGGCTTGTTGATTGGTTAGCT GATTACGATTGCCTCCTCTCCTCCTCTACACAGGCAACAATCCATTCAAAACTTGTGGATTTTCAGAGAGAGCTTGTTACTTTACAG GTCATTGAGGATAATCCTAAATACTGGGAAGTAATCTCATCAGCACTTGCAGTTGGCTGGCTAGATATTGTG GTGAAAATGTTGCGCTTGCATGGGTCTTATCAACTAGATCAGATTAACAATCGTGAG ACAGAAAATGGACTGGTAGAGGCAGTTGCTGTTCTTATTTCAAAAACGCCACGGCTGCGTCCTGAACTGGAATCTGGAAGATTAGGTGAATGCTATAAAGCCAAGCCTGATTTTGTCAAG GCTTGGGAGAAATGGAGGGCACAAATTACTAAGCTGGACTGTAGTGCATATTGGCTTCACTGTGGTCACCACCAGACCAGGGAGGGTTTGAGAAATATGCTACAACTCTTGCTGGGAAATACTAACAGTCTCTGCACCGCAACGTGTCATTGGATAGAGTTGTTTATTTCTCACTTTCTATACATAAGGCCTTTCACTGCG GGTTTAGAAAGCATGTATAATGTGGCACAGAAATGCATGCAGTTCAAACCAATGTCTGGTTCCCATGGGTTGCTAGGATTAATTATTGGAATTCTAGGAGAAAATACTGAG GTTGTCTTAGCAGAATGCTCCAGAGAATTTGGCCCTTG GATGGTTGCCCATGCCATAGAGTTGTTGACTGCTGAGAGTGATCAAGCAGAAACTCTTTTACGCGAAGAGCATGATAACTTGGGGGGAATCAGCATAGAGGAACTCCATCGGCTTGTCTATGCTCAAGTTCTATCTTCGCATTCATTGACTTGGCAA ATAGCTCCAATTTATTTGGCATCATGCATAAAGCAGGGAATGGGTCTGCTAGAGATTTTATTGAGCAAGCAACCTGTTCAAAATAACCAAGTACTGCTTAAG ATTATAGAGATATGCCGTCTGTATGAACTTGACAGTGTTAGTTCAAACATTATGAAG ATTGCTGGAGTATACCACTGGAAGCATGGTAGGAAAGGTTCTGGAGTATTTTGGCTTCAGCAAGCCCGCGATGAAGTTCGTCTTAATAGGATTGCTCAGCAGTTGTTTGATTCTGTTGGAAAGTCGATCTCTGATGAAAGTTTCAAG CAATGGGAAGGTTTGATTGAATTATTGGGTTCTGAATCTAAGACTGCTGGCGGTTTAGAGTTTATGAACAA GTACAGGGATTTCAAAAAATCCCTAAAGCAGGTTAATGATGGAAAAACTAATGATGCGGCTCGGCAAGCTGTAGAATCACTTATATTG CTTATGAAAAACCCATCAACACCTCAGCGTTTTTGGCTGCCTCTACTATTTGACTCG TTGAAGCTTCTCAGTTGGCAGGAGCGTCCTCTGCTAAATGTCTCACAGACCAACCTTTTGTTGAATAAACTGCAAGAGTTATCCATGGCGAGGCTGCGTCCAGATTTCATTGAAGCTGACTTGCCAAAGCAGGCCTTAAGCTCTGTGAGGCTGGCTCTTGCTACAAACCTTGGACGTGCTATCTTGGAAGAATGA
- the LOC142614053 gene encoding protein unc-13 homolog — MAHLFRDLSLGQSKREMTPPPPIQPPPPIQPPIMSAKPTAPDLPSPLGQLASTQLTDSDLRLTAYEIFVAVCRTSTAKPLSFVSSSSNNNSSSSNGGGGSNSDSPSSGPGYHSPNSPGVQRSLTSTAASKVKKAFGLKSPKKTPGSGSGSGSGHLKPKRPLTVGELMRTQMGVSEAMDSRVRRALLRIVASQVGRRIESVVVPLELLQQLKLSDFTDHEEYDAWQKRTLRVLEAGLILHPQMPLDKSNSAAQRLRQLIRGALDRPIETGKNNESLQVLRSAVMALASRSSEGSIYETCHWADGFPLNLRLYEMLLEACFDANDETSIADEVDELMEHIKKTWVILGINQIFHNICFTWILFHRFVATGQVEMDLLYAANAQLAEVAKDAKITKDPEYSKVLSSTLSSILGWAEKRLLAYHDTFDAGNIDSMHGIVSLGVSAARILVEDISNEYRRKRKGEVDVARNRIDTYIRSSLRTAFAQRMEKADSSRRASKNQPNPLPVLAILAKDVGELAINEKKVFSPILKIWHPLAAGVAVATLHACYGNELKQFISGIMELTPDAVQVLRAADKLEKDLVQIAVEDSVDSDDGGKAIIREMPPYEAEAAIANLVKGWMKTRLDTLKEWVDRNLQQEVWNPRANQEGYAPSAVEVLRILDETLVAFFQLPIPMHPALLPDLMAGLDRCVQYYVTKAKSGCGSRTTFVPTMPSLTRCTVGSKFSSFGKKKEKTPNSQKRNPQVATVNGDNSFGISQLCVRINTLQRIRTELEVLEKRIITYLRNSESAHVEDFSNGLGKKFELSPVACVEGVQQLCEAVAYRIVFHDLSHVLWDGLYIGEPSSSRIEPFIQELEKNLMIISDTVHERVRTRIITDLMRASFDGFLLVLLAGGPSRAFSRQDSQIIEDDYRSLKDLFWAGGDGLPSELIDKFSPMVTGVLPLFRTDTESLIERFRRVTLETYGSSARSKLPLPPTSGNWNPTEPNTLLRVLCYRNDEAATRFLKKTYNLPKKL; from the exons aTGGCTCATCTCTTCAGAGACTTGTCTCTGGGCCAATCCAAGAGAGAGATGACTCCTCCGCCGCCAattcaaccaccaccaccaattcAGCCACCAATAATGTCTGCAAAACCCACCGCCCCCGATCTCCCTTCCCCACTCGGCCAACTCGCCTCCACCCAACTCACCGATTCCGACCTCCGCCTCACCGCCTACGAGATCTTCGTCGCCGTCTGCCGTACCTCCACCGCTAAACCCCTCAGCTTCgtctcctcctcctccaacaacaacagcagcagcagcaacggCGGCGGCGGCAGCAATTCCGACTCGCCGAGTTCGGGCCCGGGTTACCATTCGCCCAACTCGCCCGGGGTACAGCGATCCCTCACTTCCACCGCAGCTAGTAAAGTCAAGAAAGCTTTCGGACTCAAGTCCCCTAAGAAAACCCCTGGGTCGGGTTCCGGTTCGGGTTCGGGTCACCTCAAGCCGAAGAGACCCTTGACCGTTGGAGAGCTTATGAGAACTCAAATGGGTGTCTCTGAAGCTATGGATTCCAGAGTTCGTAGAGCTCTTCTCAGAATCGTTGCTAGTCAG GTTGGAAGGCGAATTGAATCAGTAGTAGTTCCATTAGAGCTATTACAGCAGCTCAAGCTTTCGGACTTTACTGATCATGAAGAATATGATGCATGGCAAAAGAGGACTCTGAGAGTTCTTGAGGCTGGTCTAATTTTGCATCCCCAAATGCCATTGGATAAGTCAAATTCTGCTGCACAGCGGCTGCGGCAACTTATTCGTGGGGCTTTGGATAGACCCATTGAAACTGGGAAGAATAATGAATCGCTGCAAGTCCTTCGTAGTGCTGTTATGGCTCTTGCTAGCAGATCATCTGAAGGTTCTATCTATGAGACATGCCACTGGGCAGATGGATTCCCGCTGAATCTCCGGCTCTATGAAATGCTTCTAGAAGCTTGCTTTGATGCTAATGACGAAACGTCTATTGCTGATGAAGTTGATGAGCTAATGGAACACATTAAGAAGACCTGGGTAATTCTTGGAATAAACCAAATATTCCATAACATTTGCTTCACGTGGATTTTATTTCACCGTTTTGTTGCAACCGGCCAAGTTGAGATGGACTTGCTGTATGCAGCTAATGCTCAGCTTGCAGAAGTTGCAAAAGATGCAAAAATAACAAAGGATCCAGAGTACTCCAAGGTCTTGAGTTCTACATTGAGTTCGATATTGGGTTGGGCAGAGAAGAGGCTCCTTGCATATCATGATACTTTTGATGCTGGAAATATCGATTCCATGCATGGCATTGTGTCTCTGGGGGTATCAGCTGCTAGGATTTTGGTTGAAGATATATCTAATGAGTATCGCAGAAAAAGGAAAGGTGAAGTTGATGTGGCTCGCAACAGGATTGACACTTACATCAGGTCATCACTACGCACAGCTTTTGCACAG cgAATGGAAAAGGCAGACTCTAGCAGGAGAGCATCCAAAAACCAGCCAAATCCTCTTCCTGTGCTGGCCATCCTTGCTAAGGATGTTGGTGAGCTGGCAATTAATGAGAAGAAGGTGTTCAGTCCAATATTGAAGATATGGCATCCTTTAGCAGCTGGAGTGGCTGTAGCCACCCTTCATGCTTGCTATGGGAATGAGCTAAAACAATTTATATCAGGTATAATGGAGTTGACACCAGATGCAGTTCAAGTGTTGAGGGCTGCAGATAAGCTGGAGAAAGATCTTGTGCAGATAGCTGTGGAAGATTCAGTGGACAGTGATGATGGAGGGAAGGCAATAATCCGCGAGATGCCTCCTTATGAGGCTGAAGCTGCTATTGCCAATCTGGTGAAAGGGTGGATGAAAACAAGATTAGACACACTGAAGGAATGGGTTGATAGGAATCTGCAACAAGAG GTCTGGAATCCAAGAGCAAACCAAGAAGGATATGCTCcatctgctgttgaagttttgCGAATTCTAGATGAAACTTTGGTTGCATTCTTTCAGTTGCCAATACCAATGCATCCTGCATTGCTTCCTGACTTGATGGCTGGTCTTGACAGATGTGTTCAATACTACGTAACCAAGGCAAAATCAGGCTGTG GGTCACGAACTACGTTTGTTCCCACCATGCCATCATTAACCAGATGTACTGTAGGATCAAAGTTCAGCAGCTTtgggaagaagaaagaaaaaacaccTAATTCTCAGAAGAGAAATCCTCAGGTTGCAACAGTGAATGGTGATAATTCCTTTGGGATATCTCAGCTATGTGTTCGTATAAACACTTTGCAACGAATCCGAACTGAGTTGGAAGTTTTGGAGAAGAGGATAATCACTTATCTCAGGAATTCTGAATCTGCTCATGTAGAGGACTTTTCTAATGGTTTAGGAAAGAAATTTGAGCTTTCACCAGTTGCGTGTGTGGAAGGAGTTCAGCAACTGTGTGAGGCTGTGGCTTATAGAATTGTTTTCCATGATTTAAGTCATGTTCTATGGGATGGTTTATACATTGGAGAGCCATCGTCTTCTAGGATTGAGCCTTTTATTCAGGAACTCGAGAAAAACTTGATGATCATTTCAGACACTGTGCATGAAAGAGTTCGAACTCGGATTATTACTGACTTAATGAGAGCATCCTTTGATGGGTTCTTGCTGGTGTTGCTTGCTGGAGGCCCCTCCCGTGCTTTCTCCCGGCAAGACTCTCAGATAATAGAGGATGATTACAGATCTCTCAAAGATCTATTTTGGGCCGGTGGGGACGGCTTGCCTTCTGAGTTGATAGACAAGTTCTCTCCTATGGTGACCGGTGTGCTTCCACTTTTCCGAACCGATACTGAGAGCCTCATTGAGCGGTTTAGACGTGTGACCTTGGAGACATATGGCTCTTCTGCCAGGTCCAAACTTCCATTACCTCCAACTTCTGGGAATTGGAACCCAACTGAACCAAACACACTTCTACGTGTTTTGTGCTACAGGAACGATGAAGCAGCTACGAGGTTTCTAAAGAAGACTTATAATTTGCCTAAAAAGCTGTGA
- the LOC142612482 gene encoding F-box protein At5g51380-like, producing MSTLCDDELGLILERVHDPYDRKSVSLVCKQWLRVEGLSRLSIRVFELDSLRWFLPRYPNIVTFECSTLINDDELKFLAKTCPKLEVLNLSLERPFHDEFTTVFDNVCEDGLCALGNGCHKLSKVLLRRRICWTVVSLVKLAKNLTILDLAKCCLVTDQDLEAIGALNSITILNLEGCSITDVGLVSLATGASSRSLKKLVLEVCYQITDYGVSSLRQMCCLEELNMADCGMKVTNIGCVELAAIQTLKRLNLSWLSNVSDPTLLALAENCRNLKQVDLTGCELITGAGIRAFANHGCVQALVLSYCRNISAYDLEHLALACRSLKYVVLDRGWKAAMPMKMVENISRFCDIICRL from the coding sequence ATGTCAACATTGTGTGATGATGAACTAGGCTTAATACTCGAGCGGGTCCATGACCCATATGACAGAAAGTCGGTCTCTTTAGTTTGCAAGCAATGGCTGAGAGTGGAGGGTCTTTCCCGCTTATCCATACGGGTTTTCGAACTCGATTCCCTTCGTTGGTTCTTACCCAGATACCCAAATATAGTCACGTTTGAATGTTCAACACTAATCAATGATGATGAGCTTAAATTCTTGGCCAAAACATGTCCTAAGCTCGAGGTCCTTAACCTTAGTTTAGAACGCCCATTTCATGACGAGTTTACAACTGTTTTTGATAATGTTTGCGAAGATGGTTTGTGTGCTTTAGGAAATGGGTGTCACAAATTGTCGAAAGTTTTACTAAGGAGGAGGATTTGCTGGACTGTTGTTTCGCTTGTTAAGTTGGcgaaaaatttgacaattttggACTTGGCAAAGTGCTGTTTAGTTACAGATCAAGACCTTGAAGCGATTGGGGCATTGAATTCTATTACTATTTTGAATTTGGAAGGTTGTTCAATTACAGATGTTGGATTGGTTTCTTTGGCAACAGGGGCTTCATCGAGGTCTTTGAAAAAATTGGTTCTTGAGGTATGTTATCAGATTACAGATTATGGGGTGTCAAGTTTGAGACAAATGTGTTGCTTGGAGGAGCTTAACATGGCAGATTGTGGCATGAAAGTTACGAATATTGGATGTGTGGAACTTGCTGCAATTCAAACTCTCAAGAGACTAAACTTGTCGTGGTTGTCAAATGTATCGGATCCTACACTTTTAGCACTAGCTGAGAACTGTCGGAATCTGAAGCAGGTTGATTTAACAGGTTGTGAGTTAATTACTGGAGCTGGAATTCGTGCTTTTGCAAATCATGGGTGTGTACAAGCTCTTGTGTTGAGTTATTGTCGCAATATTTCTGCTTATGATTTGGAACATTTAGCACTTGCATGCCGGTCATTAAAGTATGTTGTGCTAGATAGAGGATGGAAAGCAGCGATGCCTATGAAGATGGTAGAGAACATTAGCAGGTTCTGTGACATAATTTGTAGGCTTTAA
- the LOC142612483 gene encoding F-box protein At5g51370-like, with the protein MSQLEDHQLGLILDWVNDPQDRKSVSLVCKQWMRVEGLTRLSIRVFEPDFLCGFLPRYPNIFTFECSRLINNDNLKLLSKTCPEIKVLNLNLECPIEFSSEEYLLASDDVGDDGVCALANGCRKLSKVSLRTRKNMGNVGLVSLIKLAQNLTNLDLGWCNKITDQALEAIGAANSITILNLEGCSLITDVGLAYLAKGALSRSLKKLVLEGCYQITDNGVLLLRQMCCLEELNIAYCGRKVTDIGCMEIAAIQTLKILNLSWLDTISDPTLIALAENCQNLMLVDLTGCKLITGAGIRAFTDHGCVETLVLLFCYKISGNDLEHLALGCHSLKYVVLDKGSKTRIPMMMQQNISRFYDLIWK; encoded by the coding sequence ATGTCACAATTGGAAGATCATCAACTAGGCTTGATACTCGATTGGGTCAATGACCCACAGGACAGAAAGTCAGTCTCTCTCGTCTGTAAGCAATGGATGAGAGTGGAGGGTCTTACCCGGTTGTCCATACGGGTTTTCGAACCCGATTTCCTTTGTGGGTTCTTACCAAGATACCCAAATATATTCACATTTGAGTGTTCAAGGTTGATCAACAATGACAACCTTAAATTGTTGTCCAAAACATGTCCCGAGATCAAGGTCCTCAACCTTAATTTAGAATGCCCAATTGAATTCTCTTCTGAAGAATATCTGTTGGCTTCTGATGATGTTGGGGACGATGGAGTATGTGCTTTAGCAAATGGGTGTCGTAAATTGTCAAAAGTTTCACTGAGGACGAGGAAGAATATGGGCAATGTTGGACTTGTTTCACTTATTAAgttggcacaaaatttgaccAATTTGGATTTGGGTTGGTGCAATAAGATTACAGATCAAGCCCTTGAAGCCATTGGGGCAGCAAATTCTATTACCATTTTGAATTTGGAAGGTTGTTCGTTAATTACAGATGTTGGATTGGCTTATTTAGCAAAAGGGGCTTTGTCAAGGTCTTTGAAAAAGTTGGTTCTCGAGGGTTGTTATCAAATTACAGATAATGGGGTGTTGCTTTTGCGGCAAATGTGTTGCTTGGAGGAGCTAAACATCGCATATTGTGGGCGTAAAGTTACAGATATTGGATGTATGGAAATTGCTGCAATTCAAACTCTCAAGATACTAAATTTGTCATGGTTGGATACTATATCGGATCCTACACTTATTGCACTTGCTGAGAACTGCCAGAATTTGATGCTGGTTGATTTAACAGGTTGTAAGTTAATTACTGGAGCTGGAATTCGAGCTTTTACAGATCATGGGTGTGTCGAAACTCTTGTGTtgcttttttgttacaaaatttcTGGTAATGATTTGGAACATTTAGCGCTTGGATGCCACTCTCTGAAGTACGTTGTGCTTGATAAAGGAAGTAAAACGAGGATACCTATGATGATGCAACAGAATATTAGCAGGTTCTATGACTTAATTTGGAAGTGA